CTTACAAGTATCTTTGAAATTTATTATCCGGCCAAAATCCTTTTATCTGAAAACCTTGTTGGTGGGATGGGGTGGATTTGAATTGAACGACAATTTAATATTGCCGCCAGTGGAATTGAATCTACTGTTTGATATATGCTATTGCCTTTGACGAGCTTAGTGTTTAATTGacaattaaataacaattgAAGGATTTTTGCCTTGTCCAAACTACCAATTTGAATGTGAAACTACTTGTTAAACCCAAGATTAtgaaaagtttttgaaaatggttGATACATTGAAGTCTGGGAAAACAAGACACTGTCATGTCTAGTGCATCTGCCTCATCTTTGTATCTTTATATACCATTTCTtgtcttttattctttttgatACAGATTCAATGATAGAGATGTTCAGTTGGTTAATATCTCCAATATTTTGATCCAATTATATCTCCCTCCTATTTCTAATCGCATTCAATCAATCCAGCGTGGTTGCATCACCTTGCCTTGTGTGAAGCATCTGCCATCTTGGTGTTACTCATTGAGTCATTTGGAATAGCTATTTCTAATTAGAATGTTTACATAGAAATTTCTTTAACATCTTGATGCATTGGCATCTGTATAATGTTTTTTCATTTCTGATCTTTTACTTGTGATtcatttggttcctatttttcttgtaaattatataaatattatttttatgcacCTCTGTGATGGTCTCAACATAAGAAAAAGATTGAAAACTCTGATTATTTCAAATAGCTATTTCTAATTAGAATGGTCATGTTGTATACCAGAAAAAACAAACACAGTCAAAGAAAACAATCAAAGATAGATGAAATGGAGAACTTCTTGGAATTAAAGGATgcaaaacagaaaaataatgcAATAAGAGGATAGGCCCTCTTATGCCCCAGAGCTAGGCTCCTTTACAGAGAGCAAATGCATCTCCATACCAGAAAAATTCCACCAAAAACAAACCTGTTCCCCAAAACTAGACTCAACGTGCCTTATAGTCTCTCTCCGTAACAAACTCTGCCACCTCAACTCATGCCCCACCTTTTCCTAATTCCTTCTTTTCTGTCTGACATAAACAATCCATTCTTTGGGCTGATTTTGTGCTTCTTGGATCAAGTGCTCTTGTGGTCCATTATTCATTTTTCGGTTCCTATCAGGTTACATAGAAATTTCTTTAACACATGCCTTGGCATCTATATAATGTTTTTCCATTTCTGATTTTTAACTTGTGTTtcatttggttcctatttttcttgtaaatgaTAAGTATGATTTTTATTCACTCCTTCCGCGTGATGTtctcaacaaaagaaaaaaaattgaaaactttggTTATTTTTGTATAAAGTAAGCTTTCATAGTGCTGCACAGAATTGCACGTTCTGACGTACTATTCTTACTAATATACTTGTATCAGGTACCTGGTGTGCCTCTAATATATGGTCTGAGGAATGCTCTTTTTCTTGAATCCCCATCTGCATTTCAACGGCAATATGTTAAAACTTCTGAAGAAGGACGGTTGCATATGACTGAAAAAGAGTACAAGATATTGAAGGATAGGGTCATGAATAGACTGCGTGACGAGGAACCTAACAATTCCATTACTGAAACAATGGAAAATGTGGATTCAGGAGATCAGACCGTAAATGTTCAGGCAGTAGAGGCGAATACTTTTGCAAGGGATCCGATGGCAGTCAAGGATAAACCTCAGTTCAAGAGAAAAAGAGCCAAGGTTATAATTTAAGCTTTTGCTTTATCTATTtcctaatttcaatttttattatcatacgAGGCTTTtggaataaaataaacaaagtttTGCTTAGTTTTAGAATCCTATTATTTTCCCACAAATAGAGCTTTGTTACATTAATAATGCAATGAATTGATTTGTTTATCaccatgaaaatatatttttattgaattatgttATGTGCTTGATGAGCATTGTAATTAGAATAAAATTCAATCAGGTTCATAAGGACATTCTGCTATTTGTATTTTTTCATTTCGAAAAAAAGCCTAATCACACAGTCCTAATAAAACATATGGTCAAgatttcatctattattttcGTTGTGTTTAATTATGTGGTTTTATCACGTATATTAGGCCTGTCACCTTCATGACATATTTCTTGtaaatgaaaaacaaagtgTTCTCAAACATTAAGTTATTTGTGGAAAGTTTGATAATATGCCGACATTAATTAACAGGAAATCTTGGTGACATTGTTTTAGGAAAAATTGATGACCAAAGTAGTTATTTATGTTAATAACTGGGATATATTCTTATGCTATATTACTTTTAGTAGTTTGTGATTTCTATTTAGTATTCCTTGTATTTTTGTAACAGTGCTTTCAAACTTTGCAGGGTCCAAACCCACTTTCCTGCAAGAAGAAAAGTAAAAGTCAAAATATTGGTCCTTCTAAGGTAGAGTTTgcagtttctattttttttttaatatgagcGCATAAACACTTGTAAATCTTGGATTTAATTTTGCATCAACTCGTGTAACGTTTGTTCATCACAGCCATTCATATTAAAACCATATAATATATGCtaattttttgtacataaaaatataaaacaatttagcAAATATAGTTCCTATTTAACTGGGTATTGGTTATGCGAGCAATTCTcagaaatttttgaaaatgaacatTTTTCCCGCATATTTGTTACAAGTTCATTAATGGTTGCTTCTATGCAGGAAACGAAAGGAGATAATGAAGTGAAGAGAAGCAGGAAAAGAAAGAGGTCACATAAACGGAAAATGGCGACAGAAGGAGACAATTaggttgatttattttatacttaGCAAAAGAAGAGCTTCTTGACTTTACTGCATCATGAAGGGAAGAGTGTATGTACATTAGTTGCATGTTTtgcatattatattttatacttttcaatTTTGCCGTTTGCTTAGAGGTGTACTTCCAAACAGGTAAAGTTTACCCTAATTGATTCTGATTTGATTTAAATGAACTCTACCTGAATTTTGACGCTGAGAAGATTTTATCTAGTTACTACTTtggttaataaataaataaaaaatttggttaataaataaataaaaaagcttTTAAGTTTTAAGattcttataaattttagtatttttaattatatttaaatttttattatattaagtacctaagttttatacttttataatcgAGTTTatgcattttgattttgttgtcaGAGCAAGGGAATGTGTGATTATTACCTTGTTTATGTGTTTCTAcgtaaatagtaaaaagtagtatatataaaacatgatttttaagTATAAGATCATATGATAGATGTGATAGAAAATTGTTTACGTGTTTCTACGTAAACAGTAAAAAGTAGTATAtataaaacatgatttttaagTATAAGATCATATGATAGATGTGATAGAAAAGTGTGGATAGGAAAAAGCATAATTAAAAAAGGAATTTACAGAAAAAAAGAGATAACCTTAATATATTCACTTTCGTTTTAACTTTACAAAGAATTGTAGGAACTTTCGTTTTAACTTTACAAAGAATTGTAGGAAGAtgtaaaataatcaaataacataattaatttatatatgattattttaaaatataactttttatttagttaaaaaaaattaatttgttttttttttaaaatattttacatttttattttatatctttttaaatataataatatataattaatttttttcacatatttacTGCATTCAAATCTAATCATTCTTCTTAAATGTAAGCAATTTAACTTTTCATActctttctcttcattttccTCCTTTTTCACTCTTTCAAATTTATCCTATCATTCAAACAAAGACTAACGCAATGTTCCTTTATGTGTATAACACTGTTTGTGTGTATTCGCACAGACGAATTTATAGCAATgcgtttgtttttttttcagcaGATATGCATGGATTTGTAGGCGCGGATTTATGGGATACATTCCACATTTCATCTTCTCTTATATGCTCAGATTTGAATGTATTATAGGTAAGTTTACCAAATTAACCTTGTTATTTTTACCAAGCATGTGAATGGTGGTGTTGTTTAATACGAACATGCATCGGTGTGTGGTTGAAGTGAACCAATGGTGTGGTGGTGTTATTTAATGGCATTTTGCAACAGTGTGAGTGAAGTGAACCGGTGTTGGTGAGTGGTTGTGAGGGGGTGGTGCATCGATTACATAACCGGTGCAGTGATGCGTGTGTGTGACACCAGTTACGTAACCAGTGCTGGTGCAATGAAAAGAGTAACACCGGTTACATAACCgatgttgtgtgtgtgtggtgatttttttaacttgtttcttgttcttTCAGGTTGTGAGTTCATTAGATGCTCCATAGTTGGTCAAGGTGGTGGCCCTTGTTGACGGTGTCCGTTGGTCGTGGACGTCGTCGAAGTTCAAGCTTGAAGATTCACGTAAGTTTGGTAAAGCAAGTTACTCAGTAAAGGTTCTGTGTTGGTAAGATGGAGTGCTTGTGTGTGATGGTTTATGCAATACCTTCTCCATTTTGTGGCTTACAAAGGGTGTTTCTGTTGGCACTTGAAAATATAAGTGGTTATTGTAATCATGGTGGTGTTTAGAGGAGACAAGATTCCAATTATGTTTGCCTTCTCTGTATATTGTTTTGGTTTGCATCTACAATATTGGGATTCATATACTtcacacatttaattttataactttttttccattcatacaaaattaatttttttaattttaattttatataattttaaattttttaaaatttgtattatttatttttaattatttttataacatcaaattacaaaatcattctcttttttcatcaagggtattttggtaactttcAAAATCTATCtattttcacaatttattttatctatcacatcaatcaaatctctcactaactttcataaaatttatatccaaATCCACtcattttaccctttaaatccactcaaaaaacacatatttatccactcaaatccatcttcacactctccctCAAATCCATCTACACAAAAGAACACACCCTAAGTGTGCGTTAGGTTTTTAATTTGGGAGCACAAACTCAAGTTTACTTTGTATTGTAAGTCACAAATGATATAAATGatgtttgacaaatttttgtTCTGTTTCATTGAGCTCCAAACATAGGatgttttcaaaacaaaaccataCAACTCTTTCATTGAatgagatttttaattttattcaactAGACTTAAATCTTCTAATTGTAATTCAAACACACCCTaagtatttttgtttgattgaCAGGTGTGTAATTACCCAATTATAGCAAATAATCACTATAAAAAGGTTATTACATAAAGCTATTAAGTACACATGTATAGATAGAAAATTAATCATATAGTGTACACTCCTCCATagtaaatgaattttaaacattatttcaaAGAGAAGAGAATGATCAAACTAGTACAAAACATTTTTACCTCTATTTAAGCTATCATTGTTTAACTAGTAGAGATCCCATGGTAGCCTCAGTGTTGCTCCTTTTCAAGCCTTACAATACCTTTTGCTCTCATGAAATATACAATCATAGCAAGCGAATACCAACACCACAACAAAAACACACTAAGGTAAactagattaatttaaaatcatattaccattcttaaatactaaataaaaggAAAGTCACACACTTTTTTGTTTCCCACTTTTAttcttcttaaataatttcatccttttataaatttatttatttatttatttattttaaaaaaggaaaacaaacatatttaaaaatcataaaaattaaaatatagaaaaataaaaaaggttctctttcatttttattgtgtctgtccggccgctcgcgtcgtgtgacactttcttccaaataatttgaaaatatcaaaaaatagttttctttttcttttagtgtctgtccgatCGTTCGCATCGTATGACACCTGTTTTCAAATGattcaaaaacaccaaaaaatatatgaaatttcaaaatataaaaacattaacgttttaaacaaaatatctttttaagaactacgtgatccttgattctcccttgtgagatacgtaggagcaaggtcagtccttgtcaggttcacctctaaaaaaaatcaaatctttttttctcaattgtttttcaaatatcttttttaaagaactacgtaaccctgatttctcatttttaatgagaatacgtaggaccaaggtcaaatCCTTGTCGGgctcaaaaaattaaaaaaaaaatgttttttttgtttctttttaatatttttgtcttattattttggggaaaattaatattttgaaaaccacatcaactttgcatttttaattaaaggtaccgccctcgggcgggcgcagtagggtgctaacaccttccctacgcgtaaccgattCCCGAAtccaaaatatggtttttcgcagacttgtcttatctttatggttttgcatagttttccagaataactatggtggcgactcccaaatctttttttaaaaacccattttctttttcggttcgccttcccgtcgcgattccggttgcgacacCAAGCATACAATTTGACCAAAAGCATATAATTTCAATTCAGCTCCCCTAGCCTGGATTGATTGCTCAACAATTGTGAAGGCAGAACCCCTTGACTCAAAATCCTTTCTTGTTTCAACCCTTGCACCTCAAAACTTAGTTCACCCTCTCAAACTCGTGCTCCTCTCCCAAGCAAATTCCAGCaatgccaaaacccttccctttacctaatttttggcttttataggtgcctttaaaataggtattaaaaataaaacgagttTTGGGCCTTTAATTTCTTCTTCAATATTACTTATTTGATAAATTCCCAGCCCCATTGGCTGCCCATTCTGCTAGGCTTattctttaccccttcacattcataacAACCACTATACCAAATCACATTTGATGATACTCACAAATCAACAATagtttacaataccaatcacatactcatacatatcctaacaaaaaaacaataacacaaaattggtatacataagactcgaacccaagtcctctcacacaatcaaagtactctcaaccacttgagctagtaatTTTTCACATCacaataaacaacaattaatgccataaaggcacCTTcttcccgcatttattaattaattaattatttaattaattaatttttcccgggtcttacaatttccccacctttaaaagttttcgtcctcgaaaatagaACTTACCAGTAAAGAGGTGAGGATAGGACTTCCTCATGAGATCTTCCATTTCCCAAGTCATCTCTTGGGTTACCTCGTCCCAGAGAATCTTCACTGTCCAaatctccttccctctgagctgtttgacttgagaatctAAAATTCTCACCGA
This region of Vigna unguiculata cultivar IT97K-499-35 chromosome 5, ASM411807v1, whole genome shotgun sequence genomic DNA includes:
- the LOC114183344 gene encoding rRNA-processing protein UTP23 homolog; this encodes MKLKKQKRHRKTLTFYTTCFGVRKPYKVLCDGTFVHHLLVNRITPADIALGNILGASVKLYTTRCVLAELKRLGSSYSETLENAHKLIVARCEHDKCVGADACIKEAVGENNSEHFFVASQDTDLRKKLQEVPGVPLIYGLRNALFLESPSAFQRQYVKTSEEGRLHMTEKEYKILKDRVMNRLRDEEPNNSITETMENVDSGDQTVNVQAVEANTFARDPMAVKDKPQFKRKRAKGPNPLSCKKKSKSQNIGPSKETKGDNEVKRSRKRKRSHKRKMATEGDN